In the Magnetospira sp. QH-2 genome, one interval contains:
- the tmk gene encoding dTMP kinase: protein MSRGRFITFEGGEGGGKTTQIARLKAALEARGIVVLHTREPGGTEGAEEIRHLLVTGDPGRWDPVTEALLNFAGRRDHVERKIHPALTAGTWVLCDRFADSTRAYQGYGHGMDDDDIESLYRVAVGNLVPDLTLILDLPVEQGLHRAVHQRGGSEDRYERMDKDFHQRLRDGFLDIARRDPKRCTIIDASLEMDAVTKAIFKAVRDRLDLDLS, encoded by the coding sequence GTGAGCCGTGGCCGCTTCATTACCTTCGAAGGCGGCGAAGGCGGCGGTAAAACCACTCAGATCGCGCGCCTGAAAGCCGCTTTGGAAGCCCGAGGAATCGTGGTCTTGCATACTCGCGAGCCCGGCGGCACCGAAGGGGCCGAGGAAATCCGCCATCTGTTGGTAACCGGTGACCCGGGCCGCTGGGATCCTGTTACCGAAGCCCTGCTCAACTTCGCCGGACGCCGTGATCATGTGGAGCGCAAGATCCACCCGGCCCTGACGGCCGGGACCTGGGTTCTCTGCGACCGATTTGCCGATTCCACCCGGGCTTATCAAGGCTATGGTCATGGCATGGATGACGACGATATCGAGAGCCTATACCGGGTCGCCGTGGGCAATCTGGTACCGGATTTGACGCTCATTCTTGATCTTCCGGTGGAGCAGGGGCTCCATCGCGCGGTTCATCAGCGCGGCGGCAGCGAAGACCGTTACGAACGGATGGACAAGGACTTCCATCAACGTCTGCGCGACGGCTTTCTAGACATCGCCCGTCGCGACCCCAAGCGCTGCACGATCATCGACGCCTCTTTGGAAATGGATGCGGTCACCAAGGCCATCTTCAAGGCGGTCCGCGATCGCTTGGACCTGGATCTGTCATGA